The window CGCCGACGTGTGCGAACAATCTGCTGAACTCCATGAAAGGATTCCTGATGAGACGTTGAAGCTGCGCTTGCGCGCATGGTTGCCGACGTGATTTAAACACCCCATTGCGAACGCGTCTGTAACGGATAGCCGGGACAGCCGATGAATCGCCGGCTGCCGAATCCGGCGTGGCGCGCGGCTCATCCCGCGACTTCGGCTCGCACGGCACACATGGCCGTATCGGAGAAGATGCGGCCGCTATCCAGGCGAATGACGCGGTCCGCCAGCTTGAAATACTGATCGTCATGGGTGATGATCACGACGCATTTCCCGCGGGATTTCAGATCGGGAACCAGCACTTCATAGAAAAATCGCTTGAAAACCGGATCTTGATCGGCGGCCCATTCGTCCAGGATGTAAATCGGACGATCTTCGATGTACGCGCAAAGCAACGCCAGCCGCTTGCGTTGTCCTGTCGATAAAGCCCTGGTCGTCGAGTACGTCTTGCCGTTGATCTCGACCTTGCCCGCCAATTTCAGCGTGTCGAGGTATTGCCGCGCAAGTTCGATGCTGCCATTTTCCCCATCCGGCCCGATGATGCGGTTGAACAAATGGAAATCGGTGAATACGGCGGAAAACAGGTTGCGGTACCGTTCCCTGGCATCGTCGTCGATGACTTGTCCATCGAGCGCAATATGGCCTTCAGTCGGCGCATAGAGGCCGCTGAGTACCTTGCCCAACGTGCTCTTGCCGCTGCCGTTGCCACCGATGACATAGACGAGCTCGCCGGCATGAATCGTCATATTGATGGGGCCAAGCACGAAGTCGGCCGACGACTCGTTGTCGCGGTAGTTCATCTTCACGTCTTGCAGCTCGATGCGCTTCCATGGCTTTGCCGATGACGATTCCCCGGTGCCAGCGGCGGCCGGTTCCTTGGGTGAATCCTGCGTGTCGTCGAGCAGAAAGCCGAATTCCGCCAACCGCGCGAGCGCGGTCTTGCCTTCGGCCACGATCGGCAGAATATTGATCAGCATGGTCAGCGGGCCCATCATGTACAGAACGGCCAGAATGCTCGCCGTGAGTACGGAAGGGGCCACGACGCCGAGCGAAGGTACGCCGAACAGCAGGAATCCGAGCAGGACCGCTACCGTGATCTGGCCGATGCTGTCGCCGCCCATGAACCAGAAGCGTTCGATGTAATTGAATCCTGCCACGCGCTTCGACGACAATTCGATCGCGGCTCGGGTGAACCAGCGCCGCCTCGCCCGGTTGAGCTTGAGCTCCTTGATGCCGAACACGAGGCCATGCGTATATTCATTGAACTGGACAAATTCATCGCGCACCCGCTCCGTGAAATTGACCGCCTTTCGATAGAAAAACAGATAAAGCACCAGGCCGACGATGGTCAGGAGGATCGTCGAAGCGAAGACAATCCACGAGAGATAGGCGAGATAGACGATGCTGCATATCAAGACGACGGATTGAACAATGATCGTCGGCAGGGTGAGCAGGGTCTGGCTCAGTTGCGGAATGTCCTGAGTCAGCATGGTCAGCACATGCGGGGCGCCGCGCCTGTCGATTTCATCGAGCGGGGTCGCCAGGATCCTTTTGCACAGGTTGACGCGCAATTTCGTCATGACTTTCATGCACGCATAGGAGGGCATCACGGCAGCACTGCTTCTGCATAGAACGGCGACGACATTCACCGCAACGAACAGCAGCAACAGCGTCTGTCGATCCTCCCCGTCATGCAGCACCCGGCTGATCAATCCGACGCCCACGATCGACGCGATGCCGCTGACGAGGCCCGTCAGGACCGTGCCCAGCGTTAACCAGGGATGACTGCGCCACATCAGGGTGGCGGCCGAATGCCACGGCGGCGATTTACTTTGAGCGGAATCCATGAGTTGCCAATATGACTCAGTTGATCAGGTGGCTGAGTTCGACATTGTTTGCCGCTGATCTCAACCTCGACGAGGTTTCGTGCTTGCCCAGGAACGTGATGCTTTCCACGATTTCCAGCGGCGAGTCGGAAAACAGGATGCAGCACTTCAGCAAGCGCTGCGCACGGTCCCAACCGAGGCTCGATGAATCGGCCACGCTGCGCACTGCAGCCTCGATCGACGCGACTGTCCAGCTGGGCTCATGTGTCAGCCGCGAATCGATCAGTCGAAGAAACTGCAGGAGGGTGCGGGGATTCCCTTCTATGCTGTACATCAGCACGTAATCCACCCGCCGTTTCTTCGTGATCAACGGGAAAATCAGGTCGATCACGTCGGCGGTCGATTCGCATTTCCCGTAAGCGAGCGAAATTGCCTCGCCGAGCTTGCAGTCCCGGTGGAGCGAATCGAGCGCGGACTTGACGAACGCCGCTTCGAGGTCGACGGTGGTGATTTTCATGATCTTCAAGGGTCTGTCGAGAGAGGGATCGCTGCGAGCGCCGGCCGCAGCCATTACCAGCCGTCCGGAATCGGAAGGGAATAGGTCAGCGGCTTTTCCGGCATGACTTCGTCCATGATGTCGGAGTAACCGGACTCCTGTCCGACCAGATTGGGTTCGAAGCAGTAGCAATTGAAGGTCTGCTGCAGGACGAGGTTGTTGCGGTCGTTGATCGCCGGCGGGTTTTCGTTGATCGCAATGAATGCGTCGTAAAGCGAGTCCCTGACGACGTACGCATGCGCGGTGAGCGTCTCCACGGTCTTGACGATGTTCGGCGCGACCGGAATGGGCGGCGTGAAGTGATAGGCGCCCAGAAACAGCATGTGCCAGTCGTTCGGCACCTGCGCGATGAACTCGGGGAAGCGCGCGGCGAAGTCGCGGTCGAAGAACGCGTCGTCCTCGAAGATCAGGACTTCGCTCGCGCCGGCGGCCTTGGCCTGTTTCACGGCGGCGAGATGGCTCATCGTGCAGCCGTAGTCCTGCGCACGCATATGGCGCAAGGATTCCGGTACGGTCACCTGCCGCGCGTCGACGGCGGACAGTCGCTCCACCGTGAGGATGTTCTGCTCCGCGAATTTCCTTTGCATGGCTTCCCAGCGGTCGGGGCGCCGGTCCAGATTGATGCAGACCTTGCGGGCGAAGGTGTTGTCGATCGTCGGTGTCGAGTTCATGAGGGCTTTTTTTCCAGAAACGGATTGACGTGGGTAGCGAGCACGCCGGCGTGCGGATCGAGCAGCATGGTCAGGTGGTCGCCGGGTACGTCCGTCACCTCGACGGGCAGCGCCGAGAAGCGCGACCAGCCCCAGGTCGGGTCCAGACGCAGCTGCGCGATCTCGGGCGACGGATCGTAGTCGCCGGGGTCCCGCTCGGTGCTGCGGAACAAGGCGATCGGCACGGGAAGCGCGGTGGCTTGCGGCGCGTAGCGCGATTTGAAGTTGGCCTGATAGACCCGCAGATACGCGCGCACGCGGTCGGATCCGGCATCCGCGAACCAGTTGCCGCGGTCGCCGATTCTGTCGAGGATCAGGCCGGCCTGGGCGTCGGGGTCGAGCGCGACGAGGTCCGCTCGCGTCACCTCGAGGTCGGTCCCGAGGAAGGTGCCGATTTCATGCGCGATCGCGACCAGCCATTCGGTGTCGTCCCAGTCTTGCCAGTAGGTTGCGGCCGAACTGTCGACGGGGGCCGACGCGTCGAAGATCGCCAGCAGTTTGACGACGGCGCCCTTGGCGACGAGCTGCCGGCTCATTTCGAGCGCCACCTGCGCGCCGAACGAGTGGCCCGCCAGGTAGTACGGACCCGCGCCCACCAATGGCCAGATGCGTTCGATATGACGGGCCGCGATGTCTTCCACGCGGGTGAGCGGCAGGCAGGAACCGTCGAGGCCGAGCGCTTCGAGGCCGAGCACCGCGTGAGCCTCGCTCAGGTGGTTCGCGAGCGGGTGGAAGTAGACCACGTTCCCGCCGGCGCCCGGCAGCAGGAAGAGCGGCGCGGCGGGACCGCCGTCCCGGATCGTCACGAGTTCGCCGGCAGGGGCGGACGGCGCTTTCCCGGCCAGTGCCGCCGCCAGTTTCTCGATCGTCGGATTCTCGAAGAGACAGGAAATGGGCAGCCGGCGATCGAACGCCTTTTCGACATTGGCCATCAGCTGGATCGCGATGATCGAGTGCCCGCCGAGGTCGAAATAATTGTCGCTGACCGTGATGTCGTCTCGTTTGAAGATCCGCTGCCAGATCGCCAGCAACGTACTTTCGTCCGCCGTCGGCGCGACGGCGCGTGCCGTCGTGGCCGCACCGGCGGCGGGTTGGGCGGGGTGGGCGGGTTCCGCGGCAGCGGCGGCCACGTCGCGCGGCGCGCCCGGCCGGCTGCCGGCTGCCGGCGCCGGCGCATCGGCGAGCTGGCCGGTCAGCTGCGCCCGATCGTCGGCGAATCGTTCCAGCAACGCGAGGAGGGTGCCCAGCATCTGCCGCACCGCGTCGGGGGCGACGCGGTGCGCGTCGTGCGTGATAAGGAACGCGAGGCGGTTATCCGGGTGTACGGTCAGGGTCAGCGGGTAATTCGATTCCGCGAAGGCGCGGGTGTCGCGGATCTCGATGCCGTCCGGCCCGAGATCGGGCGCGGCGGCAACCGGGAAGTTCTCGAACACCAGCAGGCTGTCGAACAGGCTGTCGCGGGCGGACAGTTCGCTCCATGACTGGATATCGACCAGCGAACTGTACGAATGCGGCTCCATCGCCGTCTGGGCTGCGTGGACCTCCGCCAGCCACTCGACGAAGGGGCGCTCCGGCGCGATGCGCACGCGAAACGGCAGCGTGTTGATGAACAGCCCCACGATCGACTCGACGCCGTCGAGCTGCGGCGGGCGGCCGGACACGGTGACGCCGAACACGACGTCGTTCGTCCCGGCGTGGCGCCGCAGCACCAGGGCCCAGACCGCGCGTATCAGGACGTTGAGGGTGAGGCGATGGGTGCGCATGAGCGCTTGCAGCCGGGTGGTCAGGGCCTCGTCCAGCAGGCATTGCTGTGTCCGGAGCGTGTCCTGCCGCGCGGCGTCGCCGGCGATCTGCCGGGCCGGCTTGGCCGCGACCGGCGTGGCGGCGTGGAACCCGGCCAGATTGGCGCGCCACCAGGCTTCGTCGGCCGAACGAGGATGACGCGCGAGCCAGTCGATGTACCTGCGGTATCCCGGCGCCGACGACGCGACCGCGGGCGTGCCGGTGCGGGCGAGCGACAGGTAATCGTCGAACACTTCCTTCATCAGCGTGGCGGTGCTCCAGCCGTCGAGAATGATGTGGTGCGCGCTCCAGCAGAACCGATAACGTGCGTCCGCTTCCTGAATCAGCGTGCAGCGGAACAACGGCGCCCGATGCAGATCGAAGCCGCGCCGCCGGTCGTCGGCGAGGAACGCATCGAAGTCCTGCGCGCGGCGGGACGCGTCGCGGTGTCGCCAGTCGAGGAACGTCCACGGCAGGTCGAGCGTATGCAGGACGGTCTGGACGGGATGGTCGCGATCGGCCCACGCGAACGCGGTGCGCAATACGGGATGGCGCGCGAGCGCGTTGGCCCAGGCTTGCCGGAGCGCGGGCACCTGGAGCGGGCCGCTGACGACGAAGCTGAACTGCTGGAAGTAGGCGGCAGGGTCCAGTTCGTACAGCGAATGGAACAGAATGCCCTGCTGCAGGGACGACAGCGGGTAGCTGTCTTCGACGTTGTCCCACGCGGTGTCGGACACCGACGCCACGAACTCGAGCAAGCGGTCCTTGAAATGCGCGGCCAGGTTTTCGACCGTCTGCCGCTGGTGGAGACGCTCGCCGTAGCGCCAGTCCACCTGAAGCTTGCCGTCCGAAACGGCGGCGACGATCTCGAACGCGTGCGTGCGCCGGGACCGCTCGGCGCGCAGCGAACCGAGGTCTTCGGCCGCCGGGCTCCAGCCATCGGACTGCTGCAGCACGGTATCGAGCTGCCCGTGATAGTTGAACAGGATATCGGCATTCGGCAACGCGGCGAGGCTGTCACGCACGGCATCGTCGGGGCTCAGGTAGCGGAGCAGCGCATAACCGAGGCCGTCGGCCGAAATCCGGCGCAGCTGCTGCTGCCCGGCACGCAGCGCTTCCTCCGGCGTGTGCATCGCGTCGGCCTCGAGCACGATCGGGTAGATGGAGGTGAACCAGCCCACCGTTCGGGTGACGT is drawn from Burkholderia ambifaria AMMD and contains these coding sequences:
- a CDS encoding cyclic peptide export ABC transporter, with product MDSAQSKSPPWHSAATLMWRSHPWLTLGTVLTGLVSGIASIVGVGLISRVLHDGEDRQTLLLLFVAVNVVAVLCRSSAAVMPSYACMKVMTKLRVNLCKRILATPLDEIDRRGAPHVLTMLTQDIPQLSQTLLTLPTIIVQSVVLICSIVYLAYLSWIVFASTILLTIVGLVLYLFFYRKAVNFTERVRDEFVQFNEYTHGLVFGIKELKLNRARRRWFTRAAIELSSKRVAGFNYIERFWFMGGDSIGQITVAVLLGFLLFGVPSLGVVAPSVLTASILAVLYMMGPLTMLINILPIVAEGKTALARLAEFGFLLDDTQDSPKEPAAAGTGESSSAKPWKRIELQDVKMNYRDNESSADFVLGPINMTIHAGELVYVIGGNGSGKSTLGKVLSGLYAPTEGHIALDGQVIDDDARERYRNLFSAVFTDFHLFNRIIGPDGENGSIELARQYLDTLKLAGKVEINGKTYSTTRALSTGQRKRLALLCAYIEDRPIYILDEWAADQDPVFKRFFYEVLVPDLKSRGKCVVIITHDDQYFKLADRVIRLDSGRIFSDTAMCAVRAEVAG
- a CDS encoding glycosyltransferase family 25 protein, which codes for MNSTPTIDNTFARKVCINLDRRPDRWEAMQRKFAEQNILTVERLSAVDARQVTVPESLRHMRAQDYGCTMSHLAAVKQAKAAGASEVLIFEDDAFFDRDFAARFPEFIAQVPNDWHMLFLGAYHFTPPIPVAPNIVKTVETLTAHAYVVRDSLYDAFIAINENPPAINDRNNLVLQQTFNCYCFEPNLVGQESGYSDIMDEVMPEKPLTYSLPIPDGW